One stretch of Salvelinus namaycush isolate Seneca unplaced genomic scaffold, SaNama_1.0 Scaffold410, whole genome shotgun sequence DNA includes these proteins:
- the LOC120041178 gene encoding scaffold attachment factor B2-like isoform X2 has protein sequence MAESRVHNQFKLTSEDKVWANISEYVTLPFHLPPDTSAVATTIRWFKETECIYLYKNGQVTERSDYEGRLSLITQELERGNVSLRLRDFRRSDRGVYICQVIHGVQKEEAAAFLWDRRSKRSGLYYLQHETRKGKVKREASAGELELKMEKELKEILRQKMMKQLDDMTQEVREKERLLEEKNQIMGQREKLLEEKENQLEEKDKQLKDRDIQLEALRKNLQDKNSQVENFRVLLQEKDLQLEDSNHRLGEKDRLLEVREKLLEGKENELKERRQEVEEKDNLLEEREKQLKERDKQLEDVNNENAELAQQICDVKTEVERLRREISGQMTEPGETSDTGSILPVRRRHSMEDPPDMGGETSDTDPTLPLRRTNSMGLLPPSMGGESSSPDSPGSPSVSELRLVLLGRTGAGRSAAGNTILGREEFGAQASPSAVTQRCKRREGDVCGRRLVLVDTPDWFCPGLSLEEIRQDVGLCVRLSAPGPHAFLLVIPVEPSKGEERGVLERTEDMFGEGCWEHTVILFTHDDVLKEQSIEEFLQAGSQDLQQLVEKSGNRYHVLNIKDRAHGTQVSELLEQVEEMVAGNRERFYSSQTYQEAEDQVREMEGKIQRERGERKQREERDLRERLQKELQDSMKEKDGEIQKLKRNIRILRERITELERQVKEERDEEKKIELEKELKRESDRREEMERKMERFREKTENERREMEERHRQEIEEMMENYEGEARVEAERNLMKIVLPELQRNIMISQTKMLREFSRQMKEKNRQMEEKGGEVERLRQNLKEVSEAHSVLEGRLLQEGRGQRALIGLLGWVRRNSSSWLLHNLT, from the exons ATGGCAGAGTCCAGAGTTCATA ATCAGTTTAAACTCACCTCAGAAGACAAGGTGTGGGCTAATATAAGTGAATATGTCACCCTCCCCTTTCACCTCCCACCTGACACCAGTGCAGTTGCCACGACGATCAggtggtttaaagagacagagtgTATTTACCTGTATAAGAATGGCCAGGTGACAGAGAGGAGTGACTATGAGGGCAGACTGAGTCTGATCAcccaggagctggagagaggcaACGTGTCTCTGAGGCTGAGAGACTTCAGGAGGTCAGATAGAGGAGTCTACATATGTCAGGTCATCCATGGAGTACAGAAGGAGGAGGCTGCAGCGTTTTTATGGGACAGAAGAT caaaaa GATCAGGTTTGTACTATTTACAACATGAGACTCGGAAGGGTAAGGTGAAGAGGGAGGCATCAGCTGGTGAGCTTG AGTTGAAGATGGAAAAAGAATTAAAAGAGATATTAAGACAGAAGATGATGAAACAACTAGATGATATGACCcaggaagtgagagagaaagagagactcctGGAGGAGAAGAACCAGATAATGGGACAGAGGGAGAAACTATTAGAAGAGAAAGAAAACCAACTGGAAGAGAAAGACAAGCAACTAAAGGATAGAGACATTCAACTAGAGGCACTGAGAAAGAACCTGCAGGACAAGAACAGCCAAGTAGAGAACTTCAGAGTCCTACTGCAGGAAAAAGACCTTCAACTAGAGGACAGCAACCACagactgggagagaaggacagactACTGGAAGTGAGAGAGAAACTACTGGAGGGAAAAGAAAATGAACTAAAAGAGAggaggcaggaagtagaagagaaAGATAACctactagaggagagagagaagcagttaAAGGAAAGAGACAAACAGCTGGAGGATGTCAACAATGAAAATGCTGAACTGG CTCAACAGATATGTGATGTGAAGACTGAGGTAGAGAGACTGAGAAGAGAGATCTCAGGCCAGATGACTG AACCTGGAGAGACGTCAGATACAGGTTCCATACTCCCAGTCAGGAGGAGACACAGCATGGAGGATCCTCCAGaca TGGGAGGAGAGACCTCAGATACAGACCCCACACTTCCACTGAGGAGGACAAACAGCATGGGGTTACTTCCTCCATcta tgggaggagagagcagcagtCCAGACTCCCCAGGTTCTCCCAGTGTGTCTGAGCTGAGACTGGTGCTGCTGGGgaggactggggctgggaggAGTGCAGCAGGAAACACCATCCTGGGCAGAGAGGAGTTTGGGGCCCAGGCCAGCCCCTCTGCAGTGACCCAGAGGtgtaagaggagagagggggacgtGTGTGGGAGACGGCTGGTGCTGGTGGACACTCCAGACTGGTTCTGTCCTGGACTCTCTCTGGAGGAGATAAGACAGGATGTGGGGctctgtgtccgtctgtctgcccCAGGACCCCACGCCTTCCTCCTGGTCATACCAGTGGAGCCTTctaagggggaggagagaggggtgctggagagaacagaggataTGTTTGGGGAGGGTTGTTGGGAACACACTGTGATTCTATTCACTCATGATGATGTCCTGAAAGAGCAGAGCATTGAGGAGTTTCTCCAAGCAGGAAGTCAGGACCTCCAGCAGCTTGTAGAGAAAAGTGGGAACAGGTACCACGTCCTCAACATTAAGGACAGGGCCCATGGCACTCAGGTATCAGAGCTGCTGGAGCAGGTAGAGGAGATGGTggcaggaaacagagagagattctACAGCAGTCAGACCTACCAGGAGGCAGAGGACCaggttagagagatggagggaaagatccagagagagagaggagagaggaaacagagggaggagagagacttgagagagaggCTTCAGAAGGAGTTGCAGGATTCTATGAAGGAGAAAGATGGAGAAATCCAGAAACTCAAGAGAAATATCAGAATTCTCAGAGAACGAATAACAGAACTGGAGAGACAGGtgaaagaagagagggatgaggagaagaaAATAGAGCTGGAGAAGGAGCTGAAGAGGGAGTCTgataggagggaggagatggagagaaagatggagagatttagagagaagacagagaatgagaggagggagatggaggagagacacagacaggagatagaggagatgatGGAGAACTATGAAGGAGAGGCCAGAGTTGAAGCAGAGAGAAACCTGATGAAGATAGTCCTACCTGAGTTACAGAGGAACATCATGATCTCACAGACAAAGATGCTGAGAGAGTTCAGCAGACAGATGAAAGAGAAGAATAGACAGATGGAGGAgaaaggtggagaggtggagagactgAGACAGAACTTGAAAGAGGTCAGTGAAGCTCATTCAGTGTTGGAGGGGAGACTGCTGCaagaggggagaggtcagaggGCACTGATAGGGTTGTTGGGCTGGGTCAGGAGAAACTCATCAAGTTGGCTTCTCCACAATCTGACATGA